The genomic region AGGAGCTAGAGAGAGAATGCCAGAAACGGGGACTCACCTATCACAATTTACGGTTGAGACATTCCGGCAGGATCTACTGGGTAGAGTTTCACTTGGTGGTGGATGATGGGCTCAGTGTGAAGATTGCCCATGAGATCGCTAGTGAGGTGGAAGCTGCAGTGGCCAAGATTTTGGAGCCTGATGGCAGGGTGATTTCCCATATTGAGCCGTTTTCCGAGGAGGATAGAGAGCGGTCCTGGGAGCGGTGATCCTCTGATGACTGACGAGTCATCGGTTTGTTCTAACGAATATTTTAGAACATAGTTCTTCCCTCATTTGGGCGAAGTATGGTTTACTGTAATATCTTCCCATGTGTATGAACCATTGCTGTAGAGTTAGTTTTCAAAATGTCCTCGGATCTGTCCTGGTGCTGATAAGCGTGAGTAGCTGCACGATGGTAGGACCGGATTATCACTCGCCTAACACGGTGACACCGGACAAGTGGCACCAGAGTTTGCCGGGAGCGACGAGTTCTAACCGGGCTGAGATTCAGGCTTGGTGGCGCAATTACAACGATTCCAAACTGAACCGCTTGATAGGCTTAGCAGAAGGGAAGAACCTGACTCTGGCACAGGCTAAGGAAAGGATAGAGCAGGCTAGAGCGGCGCGCACAGTGGCACGCAGCGGACTATTTCCCTTCGTTGATGGTACAGGTGGCTACACCCGCAGCCGAACGACTGAGAATGGAAGCTCATCCTTTGGAGGCGTAAGTTCGGATACCTACTCGCTGGGCTTTGATACGGGGTGGGAGATTGATTTCTGGGGGAGAAACAGACGATTGGTGGAAGCGGCTGCTGCGAATGAGGCGGCTTCAGTGGAATTCATGAGAGATGCTTTGGTTTCGCTCTACGCAGAAGTCGCGGTGACTTACCTCGAGATTCGTACGGTGGAGGAACGTATCCAGATCACGCGGAGGAATTTAGGAACTCAGAAAGATTCCGTGAAGCTGGCCCAGGAGAGACTGGATGCCGGTTTGGTGCCGGAGCAGGATGTTACTCAGGCGCAGGCGAATCAGGCCAATACAGAGGCGACCATACCTCAGCTCAGGCAGCAAAGAGCGGCAGCACTCAGTCGCTTGGCGGTCTTGCTGGGAATGTACCCGGGTGAGGTAGACCGCTTGATAGGCACCAGTGCCAAGATCCCGATGCCCGCCAAATCCGTGACGAGAGGTTTGCCAGCGGATCTCTTGAGAGCCAGGCCCGACCTGCGTGCTGCCGAGCGAAGCCTGGCTGCCGCGACAGCTAACATCGGGGTGCAGAAGGCTGAGCTTTATCCTCAATTCACCTTGGGGGGCACCTTTGCCTTGCAGGCGGCGAGCTCCAGAGACGTGCTGGAATCAGGGTCTCGCAACTATGGCTTTGGTCCAGGCTTCCGCTGGCAGCTGTTCTCCGCTGGTCGGGTGAAGAGCTTGGTAAAGATTGAAGAATCGCGAACCCGGGAAGCCTATCACGCTTATGAGAATGCGGTGCTAACCGCGGTTTCCGAAGTGGAGAGTTCGATGGCTGAACTATCGGAAGAGCGCAATCGTCTGGCTGCTCTCGACCGCGCCCTGGAGGCTGCAAAGAAGAGTAATGATTTGATCAAGCGCAACTACAAGAACGGCTTGGTACCTTTCCAGAATGTTCTCGATGCTGAACGCGTGGTTCTCCAGACAGAGGATAACCGAGCATTCAGCCGAGGAAAAATCGCAGCGGCCTACGCCCGGCTATACAAAGCCCTAGGTGGAGGCGCTCGTGTCCAATCCAAATAACCTACCCACCATACCATGAGTCACTTCAGCAAAACTCTCCCCCTCAGTCTGCTGTTAGCTGTTAGCTGTCTAAATTCCTGTAAAAAGGAAGCTCCACCACAAGCTCCACCACCTTCTCCAGTGACCGTGGCTAATCCTGATTTGCGGGAGGCGATCGTCTATGCAGAGTTCCCGGCGACCATCGATGCAGACAAGACCATCGAGATCCGCGCTCGCGTTCGTGGAGTCATGGAGAAGCAGTACTTTACCGATGGTCAATTGGTGAAAAAAGATGAACAGTTGTTCCTGATAGAGCCGGAGCCCTATCAGCAGGCGGTAGATGCCGCTGAGGCTGACCTGAGCAGGGCGAAAGCCGCTCAGGAGCTTGCCCAGAAACGCTATGATCGACTGGCTCAAGCCCTGAAGCAAAATGCGGTCTCTCAAATTGAGACGGAGATCGCTGCTGCCGAGTTGTCCCAAGCAGCAGCTGGAGTGAAGCAAGCCGAGGCCAAGCTGGAGAATGCCAAGCTGGACCTCAGCTACACCAAAGTGATTTCCCCGATATCTGGGCGTACTTCCAGAGCGTCTGTGAGTGAGGGGAACTTAGTTGGTTTTGCTGAACCCACACTATTGACCACGGTGGTGGATGATACGAGGGTCTATGTGTACTTTGAAGTACCGGAGCGCCAGATGATTCGCTATTTCCATGCGCGTTCTGATGAAGATGCTGCCAAGCGATTGAAAGAGCTGAAGATCAGATTGAAGCTGGCTGATGGATCGATCTACGAGAAGACGGGATCGATCGACTTTGTGGATAACCAGATTGATCCTTCCACGAGGACGAACAAGGTGCGGGCAATATTTCCCAATCCCAAAGGCTTGTTAGCTTCAGGCTTGTACGGTCTGGTGGGGGTGCCGATTTCTCCTGATCCGGATAAGCCCAAGGAACCCAAGGCTCTGGTGGTTCCGACGGAATCAATCCTGAGAGATATTGCTGGTTCTTTTGTCTGGGTAGTCGGTGAAGGAAATAAGGTGGAACGACGAGGGGTGGAGCCAGGGAAGATCTTACCACTGGATCAAACCGAAGGGAAAAAGATGAGTGTCATCCTCAAAGGGCTCGATGCATCGGATAAGGTGATTGTTGCCGGTCTGCAGCGAGCCAGAGAGGGGGCGGTAGTCGCGCCGCAAGAGGCGCCCAAGCCTGCTATGGAAGAATCTAAGGAGGGTGAGTGATGTTCAGCGCATTTTTTATCCGACGTCCGGTTTTTGCGGCAGTGATTTCAATCGTCATCGTCGTGCTTGGTGCCATTTCCTTGGTGAGCATGCCGGTCTCGCGTTATCCAGAGCTGGCTCCCCCCACGATCCAGATCTCTGCGGTGTATCCCGGAGCTGATGCCCAGACCGTGGCGGACGCCGT from Rubritalea squalenifaciens DSM 18772 harbors:
- a CDS encoding efflux transporter outer membrane subunit — encoded protein: MSSCTMVGPDYHSPNTVTPDKWHQSLPGATSSNRAEIQAWWRNYNDSKLNRLIGLAEGKNLTLAQAKERIEQARAARTVARSGLFPFVDGTGGYTRSRTTENGSSSFGGVSSDTYSLGFDTGWEIDFWGRNRRLVEAAAANEAASVEFMRDALVSLYAEVAVTYLEIRTVEERIQITRRNLGTQKDSVKLAQERLDAGLVPEQDVTQAQANQANTEATIPQLRQQRAAALSRLAVLLGMYPGEVDRLIGTSAKIPMPAKSVTRGLPADLLRARPDLRAAERSLAAATANIGVQKAELYPQFTLGGTFALQAASSRDVLESGSRNYGFGPGFRWQLFSAGRVKSLVKIEESRTREAYHAYENAVLTAVSEVESSMAELSEERNRLAALDRALEAAKKSNDLIKRNYKNGLVPFQNVLDAERVVLQTEDNRAFSRGKIAAAYARLYKALGGGARVQSK
- a CDS encoding efflux RND transporter periplasmic adaptor subunit, with translation MSHFSKTLPLSLLLAVSCLNSCKKEAPPQAPPPSPVTVANPDLREAIVYAEFPATIDADKTIEIRARVRGVMEKQYFTDGQLVKKDEQLFLIEPEPYQQAVDAAEADLSRAKAAQELAQKRYDRLAQALKQNAVSQIETEIAAAELSQAAAGVKQAEAKLENAKLDLSYTKVISPISGRTSRASVSEGNLVGFAEPTLLTTVVDDTRVYVYFEVPERQMIRYFHARSDEDAAKRLKELKIRLKLADGSIYEKTGSIDFVDNQIDPSTRTNKVRAIFPNPKGLLASGLYGLVGVPISPDPDKPKEPKALVVPTESILRDIAGSFVWVVGEGNKVERRGVEPGKILPLDQTEGKKMSVILKGLDASDKVIVAGLQRAREGAVVAPQEAPKPAMEESKEGE